A stretch of the Haloplanus aerogenes genome encodes the following:
- the crcB gene encoding fluoride efflux transporter CrcB codes for MANPAYLVAVGGIIGALLRHLVSLAVERESFPTGTLTVNVLGSFVLGLLTALDPGTDLLLLVGTGACGAFTTFSSFSFNVVRLWEGGDPVKAAAYAVANIVGALAAIGLARVVASLL; via the coding sequence ATGGCTAACCCCGCCTATCTGGTCGCTGTCGGCGGGATCATCGGCGCCCTCCTCCGCCACCTCGTCAGCCTCGCCGTCGAGCGCGAGTCGTTCCCGACGGGGACGCTGACCGTGAACGTCCTCGGGAGTTTCGTCCTCGGGCTCCTGACGGCGCTCGATCCGGGGACGGACCTGCTGTTGCTCGTCGGCACCGGCGCCTGCGGGGCGTTTACCACCTTCTCCTCGTTCTCGTTCAACGTCGTGCGTCTCTGGGAAGGCGGGGACCCCGTGAAGGCCGCCGCCTACGCCGTCGCGAACATCGTCGGAGCGCTCGCCGCCATCGGCCTCGCGCGCGTCGTCGCGTCCCTGCTCTAA
- the fmdA gene encoding formamidase has product MPEVHFEVDTTRPPDDQPGANPFNRWHPELEPVVHTEPGGTVRLECLDWTGGQIVDNDDPNEVRDVDLNQVHYLSGPVEVDGAEPGDLLKVTLLDIGVLNERSEFGFTGIFSQQNGGGFLTDHFPDAAKAIWDLDGTYVSSRHVPDVHYEGKIHPGLLGTAPSQELLDEWVDREATLIDQHDDDPESIPNHPTGESQPPVASPPTPDGAQAGEAEGDVADRIEQEGARTVPPREHGGNTDIKDLSLGSTIYFPVFVEGAKFGIGDIHASQGDGEITFCGAIEMAGYVDLKFELVKDGMSKHGISHPIFEPGHRGPNFSEYVVFEGYSVTEDGEQRYMDPHVAYRQACLEAIEYLKKFGYTGEQALMILGTVPIEGRHSGVVDIPNACSTLALPKDVFEFDISPDELGEAADRGQVPITDDPLS; this is encoded by the coding sequence ATGCCCGAAGTACACTTCGAAGTCGACACCACACGGCCCCCGGACGATCAACCCGGGGCGAATCCGTTCAATCGGTGGCATCCCGAACTCGAACCCGTGGTTCACACCGAACCGGGGGGGACCGTTCGGCTCGAATGTCTCGATTGGACCGGTGGTCAGATCGTCGACAACGACGACCCGAACGAGGTCCGCGACGTGGACCTCAACCAGGTGCATTACCTCAGCGGGCCGGTCGAAGTCGACGGGGCCGAACCCGGCGACCTCCTCAAGGTGACGCTCCTCGACATCGGCGTGCTGAACGAGCGCTCCGAGTTCGGTTTCACCGGAATCTTCTCCCAGCAGAACGGGGGTGGGTTCCTGACCGATCACTTCCCCGACGCGGCCAAGGCCATCTGGGACCTCGACGGCACGTACGTCTCGTCCCGCCACGTCCCGGACGTCCACTACGAGGGGAAGATCCACCCCGGCTTGCTCGGTACTGCACCCTCACAGGAACTGCTCGACGAATGGGTCGACCGCGAGGCGACACTGATCGACCAACACGACGACGACCCCGAATCGATTCCGAACCACCCCACCGGCGAATCCCAGCCGCCCGTGGCGAGTCCCCCCACGCCCGACGGGGCGCAGGCCGGCGAGGCCGAGGGCGACGTTGCCGACCGGATCGAACAGGAAGGCGCCCGAACCGTGCCGCCCCGAGAACACGGCGGCAACACCGACATCAAGGACCTCTCGCTCGGCTCGACGATCTACTTCCCGGTGTTCGTCGAGGGGGCGAAGTTCGGCATCGGCGACATCCACGCCTCGCAGGGCGACGGCGAGATCACGTTCTGCGGCGCCATCGAGATGGCCGGCTACGTCGACCTCAAATTCGAACTCGTGAAAGACGGGATGTCGAAACACGGCATCAGCCATCCCATCTTCGAGCCGGGGCACCGCGGCCCGAACTTCTCGGAGTACGTCGTCTTCGAGGGCTACTCCGTCACCGAAGACGGCGAACAGCGGTACATGGATCCACACGTCGCCTACCGACAGGCGTGTCTCGAAGCCATCGAGTACCTGAAGAAGTTCGGCTACACCGGCGAACAGGCGTTGATGATCCTCGGAACGGTTCCGATCGAGGGTCGACACAGCGGCGTCGTCGACATTCCGAACGCGTGTTCGACGCTCGCACTCCCGAAAGACGTCTTCGAGTTCGACATCAGCCCGGACGAACTCGGCGAGGCGGCGGATCGGGGACAGGTCCCCATCACCGACGACCCGCTCAGCTGA
- the thsA gene encoding thermosome subunit alpha, producing MTVTDRSRILSPDSPGHVAGRDAQSANISAGQALAELLRTTLGPKGLDKMLVGTDGKVVVTNDGASMLDRLDIDQPIARVLADVASQQADRVGDGTTTAVVVAGELLAAAEDLLDRGLHPTTIMDGYHHAVQRAVETLENDALVIDASDPERLREVARTVITGKWDASATAFLAARAVETVQAIRDGQTVDFAKITRKTAPGGSVFDTQVFDGLLIDMAESSTDVVSPDPGPPRRIEDATVALVDDQLTIETVTGQGAVTVDSPAQLDAFRAYEDEVYASQVDRIAGVGADVVFCQKSIDDRVRYLLAAEGILAVERTRQDELHKLGRATGARPVASVDELTTAETGQAGVVEQQTAGPHRFTVVRDAEGFDQASLLVRGGTEHVVEEVKRLLDDCFHVLRLVVEEGRVVPGGGATEAHLARVLRDDAASVPRRDQLAIEAFADALDVIPRTLAETAGLDPVDTLLELRTRHHRGERRAGLALDTGTVTDVVDRGVVEPAAVKQRALRSAAEAANLVLRIDDVAAAASPDGDGHGETDHAHGPGELVESTEGYPWAVGHSMSHDHDH from the coding sequence ATGACAGTAACAGATCGGTCTCGGATTCTCTCTCCCGATTCTCCGGGCCACGTTGCGGGGCGTGACGCCCAGTCGGCCAACATTTCGGCCGGACAGGCGCTGGCAGAGTTGCTCCGGACGACGCTCGGGCCGAAGGGACTGGACAAGATGCTCGTGGGTACCGACGGGAAAGTCGTCGTCACGAACGACGGCGCGAGCATGCTCGATCGGCTGGATATCGACCAGCCGATTGCGAGGGTCCTCGCCGACGTTGCGTCCCAGCAGGCGGACCGCGTCGGTGACGGAACGACCACAGCCGTCGTCGTCGCGGGGGAACTCCTCGCGGCCGCCGAGGATCTCCTCGATCGCGGCCTCCACCCGACGACGATTATGGACGGCTACCACCACGCGGTGCAGCGAGCGGTCGAGACGCTGGAGAACGACGCCCTCGTGATCGACGCGAGCGATCCGGAGCGGCTTCGAGAGGTCGCCCGCACGGTCATCACCGGGAAGTGGGACGCGTCGGCGACGGCGTTTCTCGCGGCCCGCGCGGTCGAGACGGTACAGGCGATCCGGGACGGGCAGACCGTCGACTTCGCGAAGATCACCCGGAAGACCGCTCCGGGCGGTTCGGTGTTCGACACGCAGGTGTTCGACGGCCTCCTCATCGACATGGCGGAGTCGTCGACCGACGTGGTCTCGCCCGACCCCGGCCCGCCCCGCCGCATCGAGGACGCGACCGTCGCTCTCGTCGACGATCAACTCACCATCGAGACGGTGACGGGTCAGGGGGCCGTGACCGTCGACTCGCCGGCGCAACTCGACGCGTTCCGGGCGTACGAGGACGAAGTCTACGCCTCGCAGGTCGACCGTATCGCCGGCGTCGGTGCCGACGTCGTCTTCTGTCAGAAGTCCATCGACGACCGGGTTCGCTACCTGCTCGCGGCGGAGGGGATTCTCGCCGTCGAGCGCACCCGACAGGACGAACTCCACAAACTCGGCCGCGCCACGGGCGCCCGCCCCGTCGCGTCGGTGGACGAACTCACGACGGCCGAGACGGGGCAGGCAGGTGTCGTGGAGCAACAGACCGCCGGCCCCCACCGGTTCACCGTCGTCAGGGACGCCGAGGGCTTCGATCAGGCCTCCCTGCTCGTCCGCGGCGGCACCGAACACGTCGTCGAGGAGGTCAAGCGGTTGCTCGACGACTGTTTTCACGTTCTCAGACTCGTCGTCGAGGAGGGCCGCGTCGTCCCCGGCGGCGGGGCGACCGAAGCGCACCTCGCTCGCGTGCTTCGGGACGACGCCGCGTCGGTCCCACGGCGGGACCAACTCGCCATCGAGGCGTTCGCGGACGCACTCGACGTGATTCCCCGAACGCTCGCCGAGACGGCGGGACTCGACCCCGTGGACACGCTGCTCGAACTGCGCACCCGCCACCACCGCGGCGAGCGACGGGCGGGGCTCGCCCTCGATACGGGCACGGTGACGGACGTGGTCGACCGCGGTGTCGTCGAACCGGCCGCGGTGAAACAGCGTGCCCTCCGCAGCGCCGCCGAAGCGGCGAACCTGGTGCTCCGTATCGACGACGTGGCCGCCGCCGCGTCACCCGACGGGGACGGCCACGGGGAGACGGACCACGCCCACGGCCCCGGCGAACTCGTCGAGAGTACCGAGGGCTACCCGTGGGCCGTCGGTCACTCGATGAGCCACGACCACGACCACTGA
- a CDS encoding CrcB family protein, which translates to MQRRDWVYALETGLLIAVGGAAGANLRYAIGTVLPGLQGTLVANVTGSFLLGVLLYEALYTDLLAEKTRVVFGTGFLSSYTTYSTFAVESTTVPLWLGFLNVVGSYALGIVAVLAGRRLVVAFTETGGSTDG; encoded by the coding sequence ATGCAACGACGAGACTGGGTTTACGCCCTCGAAACCGGCCTGCTCATCGCCGTCGGCGGCGCCGCGGGTGCCAACCTCCGGTACGCCATCGGCACCGTCCTGCCGGGCCTCCAGGGGACGCTCGTCGCGAACGTGACGGGGAGTTTCCTCCTCGGCGTTCTCCTCTACGAGGCGCTCTACACGGACCTGTTGGCCGAGAAGACCCGCGTCGTCTTCGGGACGGGCTTTCTCTCCTCCTACACGACCTACAGCACCTTCGCCGTCGAGTCGACGACCGTCCCGCTCTGGCTGGGCTTTCTGAACGTCGTCGGCAGTTACGCGCTCGGTATCGTCGCCGTCCTCGCCGGTCGCCGACTCGTCGTCGCGTTCACCGAAACGGGAGGGTCGACCGATGGCTAA
- a CDS encoding dienelactone hydrolase family protein produces the protein MSTSRLVPVLVAALVLLSGCSGVLGGDTPTATPTPTPAPTETPTAEASYTQTPHMGCQPGAIRKDGTCEPVTSGGNADIFSAENLSAITTERTTIDGTPGYLARPADDGEYPAVVMIHEWWGLNENIEHMAEILAGHGYVVFAVDLYDGEVATNSSEAAQLSGQVRENPDAAVSKMRRAVSGLRARSDTTQQVASLGWCFGGGQSLQLSLSDADLNATVIYYGTLTTNRSTLQRIDAPVLGVFGSEDQVVGIENVREFNRTLGDLGVEREIYVYEGAGHAFANPSGESFRPEATRDAWSKTLRFLDENLRSDADA, from the coding sequence ATGTCCACGTCACGACTCGTCCCCGTCCTCGTCGCCGCGCTGGTACTCCTGAGCGGATGCTCGGGTGTCCTCGGTGGCGACACGCCGACGGCGACACCGACACCGACGCCGGCGCCCACCGAGACGCCGACGGCCGAGGCGTCCTACACCCAGACTCCTCACATGGGCTGTCAGCCCGGCGCCATCCGGAAGGACGGCACCTGCGAACCCGTCACCTCGGGCGGCAACGCCGACATCTTCAGCGCCGAGAACCTCTCGGCCATCACGACCGAGCGAACGACGATCGACGGCACGCCGGGCTATCTCGCCCGGCCCGCGGACGACGGCGAGTACCCCGCAGTCGTGATGATCCACGAGTGGTGGGGCCTCAACGAGAACATCGAACACATGGCGGAGATTCTCGCTGGCCACGGCTACGTCGTCTTCGCGGTCGACCTCTACGACGGCGAGGTGGCGACGAACTCCTCGGAGGCGGCCCAGTTGTCGGGGCAGGTTCGGGAGAACCCCGACGCCGCGGTGTCGAAGATGCGCCGCGCCGTCTCGGGCCTGCGCGCCCGGTCGGACACCACTCAGCAAGTCGCCAGTCTCGGCTGGTGTTTCGGCGGCGGCCAGAGCCTCCAGTTGAGTCTCAGCGACGCCGACCTGAACGCGACGGTCATCTACTACGGCACGCTCACGACGAACCGGTCGACGCTCCAGCGCATCGACGCCCCCGTCCTTGGGGTCTTCGGCTCGGAGGACCAGGTCGTCGGCATCGAGAACGTCCGCGAGTTCAATCGGACGCTCGGTGATCTCGGCGTCGAACGCGAAATCTACGTCTACGAGGGCGCGGGCCACGCCTTCGCCAACCCGAGCGGCGAGAGCTTCCGCCCCGAGGCGACGCGTGACGCGTGGTCGAAGACGCTCCGTTTCCTCGACGAGAACCTGCGGTCCGACGCCGACGCCTGA
- a CDS encoding alpha/beta hydrolase, protein MDGPHQNQPLVTAGTPLDEADAAVVLVHGRGATARSIVQMAQQFHHEGVAYLAPQAQRNTWYPNPFTAPVETNEPGRTSGLQAIADAIGDANDANIPTERVVLLGFSQGACLASEFVARNPDRYGGLAALSGGLIGETIDPDDYTGDLEGTPVFFGCSDVDPHIPEERVHESADVFERLHADVTKRLYPGMGHTINQDEADQVSAMIAALV, encoded by the coding sequence ATGGACGGTCCCCACCAGAACCAGCCGCTCGTAACGGCCGGGACGCCCCTCGACGAGGCGGATGCGGCCGTCGTCCTCGTCCACGGTCGCGGGGCGACGGCGCGGAGCATCGTCCAGATGGCCCAGCAGTTCCACCACGAGGGCGTCGCCTACCTCGCGCCGCAGGCACAGCGGAACACGTGGTACCCCAACCCGTTCACGGCGCCCGTCGAGACGAACGAACCCGGTCGAACCTCCGGCCTGCAGGCCATCGCGGACGCCATCGGCGACGCCAACGATGCCAACATCCCGACCGAGCGCGTCGTGCTCCTCGGGTTCTCGCAGGGCGCGTGTCTCGCGAGCGAGTTCGTCGCCCGCAACCCCGACCGCTACGGCGGCCTCGCGGCACTGTCCGGCGGCCTCATCGGCGAGACCATCGACCCCGACGACTACACCGGCGACCTGGAGGGGACGCCCGTCTTCTTCGGGTGTAGCGACGTGGACCCACACATCCCCGAGGAGCGCGTCCACGAGTCGGCCGACGTGTTCGAGCGCTTGCATGCCGACGTGACGAAGCGACTCTACCCGGGTATGGGACATACGATCAATCAGGACGAGGCGGATCAGGTCTCCGCGATGATCGCCGCGCTCGTTTAG
- a CDS encoding ring-cleaving dioxygenase, whose amino-acid sequence MHATAGIHHVTSIASDPQRNVDFYTDVLGLRLVKRTVNFDDKFTYHLYYGDEVGTPGTALTFFPFGNGTPGRVGRGQPSAAAFVVPPESVDYWLDRLDSAGVDRGDPVERFGETVVPFTDHDGQPLELVTGESDVEPWRGGPVPAEHGVRGFHGVTLDSLDPERTGEILELLGYERVDAAGERTRYRAASDRAAVVDVLDRPDAERGREGVGTVHHVAIRAPDEATQMAWREALVDAGLNVTPQKDRQYFQSVYTRDPGGILFEIATDGPGFTRDESVEELGSSLQLPPWLAEDREMIEGQLPPLDGGTMETN is encoded by the coding sequence ATGCACGCAACCGCCGGAATCCACCACGTAACGTCCATCGCGAGCGACCCCCAGCGAAACGTCGACTTCTACACCGACGTTCTGGGCCTGCGGCTCGTGAAGCGAACGGTCAACTTCGACGACAAGTTCACATACCACCTCTACTACGGCGACGAGGTGGGGACGCCGGGAACGGCCCTGACGTTCTTCCCGTTCGGGAACGGGACACCGGGACGGGTCGGCCGGGGCCAGCCGAGCGCGGCGGCCTTCGTCGTCCCGCCGGAGTCGGTCGACTACTGGCTCGACCGCCTCGATTCGGCGGGTGTCGACCGCGGAGACCCGGTCGAGCGCTTCGGCGAGACGGTCGTCCCGTTCACGGATCACGACGGCCAGCCGCTCGAACTGGTCACGGGCGAGAGCGACGTCGAGCCGTGGCGCGGCGGGCCGGTGCCCGCCGAACACGGGGTTCGAGGCTTCCACGGCGTCACGCTCGACTCGCTCGACCCGGAACGGACGGGTGAGATACTCGAACTGCTGGGGTACGAGCGGGTCGACGCGGCGGGCGAGCGCACCCGCTACCGCGCGGCGAGCGACCGGGCCGCCGTCGTCGACGTGCTCGACCGTCCGGACGCGGAACGGGGACGGGAGGGCGTCGGCACCGTCCACCACGTCGCCATCCGCGCGCCCGACGAGGCGACGCAGATGGCATGGCGCGAGGCGCTCGTCGACGCGGGACTGAACGTCACGCCACAGAAGGACCGCCAGTACTTCCAGTCCGTCTACACCCGCGACCCCGGCGGCATCCTGTTCGAGATCGCGACCGACGGGCCGGGCTTCACCCGCGACGAGTCGGTCGAGGAACTCGGATCGAGTCTCCAGTTGCCGCCGTGGCTGGCGGAGGACCGCGAGATGATCGAGGGACAGCTACCACCGCTCGACGGCGGCACGATGGAGACGAATTGA
- a CDS encoding transcriptional regulator → MDSDDSGRSALSPNALTTRLDSVEVGDELRLNDRDRTFEVVGTERYAVRVVDEEGNEHTISQNLQSGGWRVHEAVWWVGTVDTDDS, encoded by the coding sequence ATGGACTCGGACGATAGCGGTCGCTCGGCGCTTTCCCCGAACGCCCTGACGACGCGCCTCGATAGCGTAGAGGTGGGCGACGAACTCCGTCTCAACGACCGTGACCGGACGTTCGAAGTCGTGGGGACGGAGCGCTACGCGGTCAGGGTCGTCGACGAGGAGGGCAACGAGCACACGATTTCACAGAACCTCCAGAGCGGCGGGTGGCGCGTCCACGAGGCGGTCTGGTGGGTGGGGACGGTCGACACGGACGACAGCTAA
- a CDS encoding AmiS/UreI family transporter: MALINTLGMGLVYVGAVLIVNGLWLLGYGDGKDVAILNFLTGLITFLIAAWWAFFPEASGGSSFNAAGTLLFSFTYLWVGANAWRGIEDQRGFGWYCLFVAALAAPTGFLVFQAGDIGLAALWWIWAVLWFTFWVLLGIERDEYTSAVGWYTTAVGIVSGAAGYVMAMGAWPWA, encoded by the coding sequence GTGGCACTAATCAACACGCTCGGGATGGGGCTGGTGTACGTCGGAGCGGTGCTGATCGTCAACGGGCTCTGGTTGCTCGGATACGGCGATGGCAAGGACGTCGCGATTCTCAACTTTCTGACAGGGCTGATCACCTTCTTGATCGCCGCCTGGTGGGCGTTCTTCCCCGAAGCGTCCGGTGGGTCGTCGTTCAACGCGGCCGGCACGCTCCTGTTCTCGTTCACGTACCTCTGGGTCGGCGCGAACGCGTGGCGGGGCATCGAGGACCAGCGTGGGTTCGGCTGGTACTGTCTGTTCGTCGCCGCACTCGCGGCGCCGACGGGCTTTCTCGTCTTCCAGGCCGGCGACATCGGCCTCGCGGCGCTCTGGTGGATCTGGGCCGTCCTCTGGTTCACGTTCTGGGTCCTCCTTGGCATCGAACGTGACGAGTACACCTCCGCTGTCGGGTGGTACACGACGGCCGTCGGTATCGTCTCCGGTGCCGCGGGCTACGTGATGGCGATGGGGGCGTGGCCGTGGGCGTGA
- the fmdA gene encoding formamidase, whose translation MPETIFEVDTDAPIDEQPDPIVNRWHPDVPPAASIEPGEKVRIECLDWTGNQVVNDDTANDIRDMRLDPNHHLSGPFEVKGAEPGDILVVDILDLGPFPDHEWGFTGIFEQENGGGFLTDHFPDAAKAIWDLDGVMTHSRHVEDVRFPGCAHPGIMGTAPSHELLEEWNRREQELIDQGPDRETAVNHETRKEQPPLALPPEPNEVLLGGMDEEDVPEAAEKAARTIPPRENAGNCDIKNLGRGSRVYIPVFVEGANFITGDLHFSQGDGEITFCGAIEMAGWIDLRVDLIKNGVAKFGTDYAMFKPGYQDPDFSNYVVFEGYSVDEDGTQHYKNANIGMRRACLDAIDYLTNFGYTAEQAYIILSTAPVESRIAGIVDLPNTCVTVSVPNEVFDIDIDPDTLSNGGVGGDRGSAAKPT comes from the coding sequence ATGCCAGAGACGATCTTCGAGGTCGATACCGACGCACCGATAGACGAGCAACCCGATCCGATCGTGAATCGGTGGCACCCCGACGTGCCGCCGGCGGCGTCGATCGAACCGGGGGAGAAAGTCCGGATCGAGTGTCTCGACTGGACGGGGAATCAGGTGGTGAACGACGACACCGCGAACGACATCCGGGACATGCGTCTCGATCCGAACCACCACCTGAGCGGTCCCTTCGAGGTGAAAGGCGCCGAACCGGGCGACATCCTCGTCGTCGACATCCTCGATCTGGGACCGTTCCCGGACCACGAGTGGGGGTTCACCGGCATCTTCGAACAGGAGAACGGGGGTGGGTTCCTGACCGACCACTTCCCCGACGCGGCCAAGGCCATCTGGGACCTCGACGGCGTGATGACACACTCCCGGCACGTCGAGGACGTACGCTTCCCCGGCTGTGCCCATCCCGGGATCATGGGCACCGCCCCGTCGCACGAACTGCTCGAGGAGTGGAACCGGCGGGAACAGGAACTCATCGACCAGGGGCCCGACCGTGAGACGGCCGTCAACCACGAGACCCGGAAGGAACAGCCACCGCTCGCGCTGCCGCCGGAGCCGAACGAGGTGCTCCTTGGCGGGATGGACGAGGAGGACGTGCCGGAGGCGGCCGAGAAGGCGGCGCGAACGATCCCACCGCGGGAGAACGCCGGCAACTGCGACATCAAGAACCTCGGTCGGGGGTCGCGGGTGTACATTCCGGTGTTCGTCGAGGGCGCGAACTTCATCACCGGGGACCTGCACTTCTCGCAGGGTGACGGCGAGATCACGTTCTGTGGCGCCATCGAGATGGCCGGGTGGATCGACCTGCGCGTCGACCTGATCAAGAACGGCGTGGCGAAGTTCGGCACCGACTACGCGATGTTCAAACCCGGCTATCAGGACCCGGACTTCTCGAACTACGTCGTCTTCGAGGGCTACTCCGTCGACGAGGACGGCACCCAGCACTACAAGAACGCCAACATCGGGATGCGACGGGCCTGTCTCGACGCCATCGACTACCTGACGAACTTCGGCTACACGGCCGAACAGGCGTACATCATCCTGAGTACGGCCCCGGTCGAGAGCCGCATCGCCGGCATCGTCGACCTGCCGAACACGTGCGTGACGGTGTCGGTGCCGAACGAGGTGTTCGACATCGACATCGACCCGGACACGCTCTCCAACGGGGGCGTCGGCGGCGACCGTGGCTCGGCCGCCAAGCCGACCTGA